A genomic stretch from Eubacterium sulci ATCC 35585 includes:
- a CDS encoding membrane protein, which produces MEEYLKDKKLGAVIYAVLAAVFYAINTPISKLLLDHVPSVFMASFLYFGAGIGVGTMYLFNRNRVKEEKLEKKDLPYTLGMIILDIAAPIFLMIGIRLGHASDASLLGNFEIVATAMIALLLFKEKVSRKLWMAIALITVSSIILSVDGESEFSFSYGSIFVLLATLCWGMENNCTRSISDKSTYEIVTIKGLGSGTGSFIVAILMGESLPEIKYVFFAGVLGFIAYGLSIFTYIRAQRYLGAAKTSAFYAIAPFIGAAFAFALLGDELTWKYLIALIIMIIGTAFVVSDSLVQTHSHVHSHLIRHTHDGYTHTHLIEHGHTHRHIGDSEKHEHGADKSFEESEEHRLDHKRRLSKKEDED; this is translated from the coding sequence ATGGAGGAGTATTTGAAGGATAAGAAGCTTGGGGCAGTTATATATGCGGTTTTAGCTGCTGTTTTTTATGCGATTAATACTCCTATATCTAAACTCTTGCTAGATCATGTTCCTTCAGTTTTTATGGCTTCGTTTTTATACTTTGGTGCAGGTATAGGCGTTGGTACCATGTACTTATTTAATAGAAATAGAGTTAAGGAGGAGAAGCTAGAGAAAAAGGATTTGCCTTATACTCTGGGAATGATTATCCTTGATATCGCTGCTCCTATATTCCTGATGATTGGAATAAGGCTGGGACATGCTTCAGATGCTTCGCTTCTTGGAAACTTCGAGATTGTTGCAACAGCCATGATTGCGCTTCTACTTTTCAAAGAAAAGGTTTCAAGAAAACTATGGATGGCGATAGCGCTGATAACAGTTTCTAGCATAATCCTATCAGTAGACGGAGAGAGTGAATTTAGTTTCTCGTATGGATCAATTTTCGTCTTACTCGCAACACTTTGTTGGGGAATGGAAAATAACTGTACGCGAAGCATTTCGGATAAGAGTACATATGAGATTGTAACAATAAAAGGACTTGGCTCAGGCACAGGATCTTTCATAGTAGCTATATTAATGGGAGAGAGCTTGCCAGAGATAAAGTATGTTTTCTTTGCAGGAGTGCTAGGCTTTATTGCTTATGGACTTAGCATTTTTACATATATTAGAGCACAGAGATATTTAGGGGCGGCTAAGACTAGTGCGTTTTACGCCATTGCACCGTTTATAGGGGCGGCTTTTGCCTTTGCCTTGCTTGGGGATGAGCTTACTTGGAAATACTTAATTGCTTTAATAATAATGATAATCGGAACAGCTTTTGTTGTATCTGATTCGCTAGTTCAAACGCATAGCCATGTTCACAGCCATTTGATAAGGCACACGCACGATGGTTATACGCATACACATTTGATAGAGCATGGACATACTCATAGGCATATTGGAGATTCGGAAAAGCATGAGCATGGGGCAGATAAGAGTTTTGAAGAGAGCGAAGAGCATCGCTTAGATCATAAGCGTAGATTGAGTAAAAAGGAAGATGAGGATTAG
- a CDS encoding type I restriction-modification protein subunit M, translated as MNKQQLASKIWESANKMRSKIEANEYKDYILGFIFYKFLSDKELKYLKENDYEDADIRELTEEDEDAVKDIQTSIGYFISYENLFSTWLEMGSDFDVDNVRTALSAFTRLISESHKKVFNKIFDTLQSGLSKLGDSSKSQTKAVSDLIYLIKDIPMDGKQDYDVLGFVYEYLISNFAANAGKKAGEFYTPHEVSVLMSEIVAEHLKDRDKIEIYDPTSGSGSLLINIGKSLSKYMDNSNGIKYYAQELKENTYNLTRMNLVMRGIIPSNIYARNGDTLEDDWPYFDDADPIASYDPLYVDAVVSNPPYSQNWNPSGKEMDPRYAGYGIAPKSKADYAFLLHDLYHLKPDGIMNIVLPHGVLFRGGEEGEIRKNLIENNKIDAIIGLPSNIFFGTGIPTIVMVLKQKRTNDDVLIIDASKGFIKEGKNNKLRDSDIKKIVDTFKNRLSIDKYSKVVSRDEIRQNDYNLNIPRYVDSSEKAESWDIYALMFGGIPENELSDYNEYWNAFPTLRDDLYSKTGSSYYGLNTDDVKETIKNNKDVRAFIEEYKNAFNGFDEALENILIKNIESINISMAEILIGDEIFRRIKDKPLVNAYEAYQLFSDEWSTVSVDLEIIQTEGFEATKKVDPNIVSKKKDGKDVEVQDGWAGHVIPFSLVQDKILYAEKKALSDKENRLLDIKSLYEELLEEFNEDEKEMDFITEDRDAFVNSEVIKASKNKELEEETLAKLKKVVDIIDEEKKLKKEIKTLNAELENETKKRIEELTDTEVIELLKDKWITPIVKGLDVIPNRIIESLSSKMESLVKKYELTFSDVEKEIAETEKALRDMLDDIEGSEEDLLGLKELKKLLGGN; from the coding sequence ATGAATAAGCAACAGCTAGCATCAAAGATTTGGGAATCAGCAAACAAAATGCGTTCTAAAATCGAAGCAAACGAGTACAAGGATTACATTTTAGGATTTATTTTTTATAAGTTTCTCTCTGACAAGGAGTTGAAGTATCTAAAGGAAAACGACTATGAAGATGCTGATATAAGAGAGCTAACAGAAGAAGATGAGGATGCAGTTAAGGATATTCAGACAAGCATAGGCTATTTTATATCATATGAAAATCTTTTCTCGACTTGGCTTGAGATGGGAAGCGATTTTGATGTTGATAATGTTAGAACTGCATTGTCAGCATTTACAAGACTGATTAGTGAATCACATAAGAAAGTCTTCAACAAAATATTTGATACCCTGCAAAGTGGACTTAGCAAGCTAGGAGACAGCTCCAAGTCACAGACAAAGGCTGTAAGTGATTTGATTTACTTGATCAAAGACATACCTATGGATGGTAAACAGGATTATGACGTTCTAGGTTTTGTTTACGAATATCTTATAAGTAATTTCGCTGCAAATGCAGGGAAAAAGGCTGGCGAGTTTTATACACCTCACGAAGTTTCAGTCCTCATGTCTGAGATAGTTGCAGAGCATTTAAAGGATAGAGATAAGATTGAAATATACGACCCTACTAGTGGATCGGGCTCGTTGCTCATAAATATAGGTAAGAGTTTATCAAAGTATATGGATAACTCAAACGGCATAAAGTACTATGCTCAGGAGCTCAAAGAGAATACATATAATTTGACTAGAATGAACCTCGTTATGCGTGGAATTATACCAAGTAATATATACGCTAGAAATGGAGATACACTAGAGGATGATTGGCCATATTTTGATGATGCTGACCCAATAGCAAGCTATGATCCTCTCTATGTTGATGCAGTTGTTTCAAACCCTCCATATTCACAGAACTGGAACCCATCAGGGAAAGAAATGGATCCTAGATATGCAGGATACGGAATCGCACCAAAGAGCAAAGCTGATTATGCTTTTTTGCTACATGACCTATATCATCTAAAACCGGACGGAATCATGAATATTGTACTTCCACACGGAGTGCTTTTCAGAGGTGGAGAAGAAGGTGAAATCAGAAAGAACCTCATAGAGAATAACAAAATTGATGCTATTATTGGCTTACCTTCTAACATCTTCTTCGGTACAGGAATACCAACCATTGTTATGGTTTTGAAGCAAAAAAGAACGAATGACGATGTTTTGATAATTGATGCATCAAAAGGATTTATAAAAGAAGGCAAGAACAACAAGTTGCGTGACTCTGATATTAAAAAGATTGTCGATACATTTAAAAACAGGTTGTCAATCGATAAATACAGCAAAGTAGTATCTAGAGATGAAATCAGACAAAATGATTATAATTTGAACATACCTCGCTATGTTGATTCATCAGAAAAAGCAGAGAGCTGGGATATCTATGCGCTAATGTTTGGTGGAATCCCAGAAAATGAACTAAGCGATTACAATGAGTATTGGAATGCTTTTCCAACTCTAAGAGATGACCTATATTCCAAAACAGGAAGCTCGTATTATGGTCTAAATACAGATGATGTTAAGGAGACCATTAAAAATAACAAAGATGTGAGAGCCTTTATAGAAGAGTACAAGAATGCCTTTAACGGATTTGATGAAGCCCTTGAGAATATCTTGATTAAAAATATCGAAAGTATCAATATTTCAATGGCAGAAATACTGATAGGCGATGAGATCTTTAGGAGAATTAAGGATAAACCTCTTGTAAATGCATATGAAGCATACCAGCTCTTTAGTGATGAATGGAGTACTGTTAGTGTCGATTTAGAAATAATACAGACAGAGGGCTTTGAAGCTACCAAAAAGGTTGATCCTAATATAGTATCAAAGAAGAAAGACGGAAAAGATGTTGAGGTTCAGGATGGTTGGGCTGGTCATGTAATTCCATTTTCTTTGGTGCAGGATAAAATTCTTTATGCTGAGAAGAAAGCTTTAAGCGATAAAGAAAATCGTCTTTTGGATATAAAATCACTGTACGAAGAGCTACTAGAAGAGTTTAACGAAGATGAAAAAGAAATGGATTTCATCACTGAGGATAGGGACGCCTTTGTAAATTCAGAGGTAATAAAGGCATCAAAGAACAAGGAATTAGAGGAGGAAACCTTAGCAAAGCTTAAGAAAGTTGTAGATATAATCGACGAAGAAAAGAAGCTGAAGAAGGAAATCAAAACTCTTAATGCCGAACTAGAAAATGAGACAAAGAAAAGAATAGAAGAGCTAACAGACACAGAGGTAATTGAGCTACTAAAGGATAAGTGGATTACTCCAATAGTTAAAGGGCTAGATGTAATACCAAATAGAATTATTGAAAGCCTATCATCAAAGATGGAATCCCTCGTGAAAAAATATGAGTTAACATTCTCAGATGTTGAAAAGGAAATCGCCGAAACTGAAAAAGCTCTAAGAGATATGCTTGATGATATAGAGGGTTCTGAGGAGGATCTTCTTGGACTTAAGGAGCTAAAGAAACTACTTGGGGGTAATTAA